The Deltaproteobacteria bacterium genome includes a window with the following:
- the folD gene encoding bifunctional methylenetetrahydrofolate dehydrogenase/methenyltetrahydrofolate cyclohydrolase FolD, with amino-acid sequence MAGNKIDGKGYALKMRAELKERVVGITEKLGRPPGLAVVLVGEDAASQVYVRNKELAATKAGMKSSMIRLAADASMEDVLSAVDSLNADETIDGFLVQLPLPGHLDEKIVTDRIDPVKDADGLHPTNMGRLLAGIKAPRPCTPSGCIELLKDAGVEMKGAHAVVIGRSTIVGKPMAMLLLEQHSTVTICHSRTKNVAEEVGRADIVIAAVGRPEMVKGEWLKEGAAVIDVGINRVDGKLVGDVDYEGALERAACVTPVPGGVGPMTVAMLLKNTVDAAERKI; translated from the coding sequence ATGGCGGGTAATAAGATTGACGGTAAGGGCTACGCCCTGAAGATGCGCGCAGAACTCAAAGAGCGCGTGGTGGGTATTACTGAGAAACTGGGTCGTCCACCGGGACTCGCCGTGGTTCTGGTTGGTGAAGATGCTGCATCTCAGGTTTACGTTCGCAATAAGGAACTCGCAGCAACGAAGGCAGGAATGAAATCATCTATGATTCGTCTGGCCGCCGATGCATCGATGGAAGACGTTTTAAGCGCTGTTGATTCATTAAATGCCGACGAAACAATCGACGGTTTTCTGGTTCAACTTCCATTGCCAGGCCACCTTGATGAGAAGATTGTTACCGACCGCATTGACCCCGTGAAGGATGCCGACGGATTACACCCGACAAATATGGGGAGATTGTTGGCCGGCATCAAGGCTCCTAGGCCGTGCACGCCATCCGGCTGTATCGAATTGCTCAAGGACGCTGGTGTTGAGATGAAAGGTGCTCACGCGGTGGTTATTGGCCGCAGCACGATTGTAGGTAAGCCAATGGCGATGCTTCTTCTGGAGCAGCATTCGACGGTGACCATATGTCATTCAAGAACAAAGAATGTTGCTGAAGAAGTCGGACGTGCAGACATTGTGATTGCTGCAGTAGGCCGGCCTGAAATGGTTAAAGGCGAGTGGCTAAAAGAAGGCGCAGCCGTTATCGATGTAGGTATTAACCGGGTCGATGGTAAATTGGTGGGTGATGTTGATTATGAGGGTGCACTTGAACGTGCAGCTTGTGTTACACCCGTGCCGGGTGGTGTGGGACCGATGACAGTTGCCATGCTTCTGAAAAATACGGTCGATGCCGCGGAACGAAAAATATAG
- the gcvT gene encoding glycine cleavage system aminomethyltransferase GcvT, with translation MTELKRTALYDVHAARGARFVPFAGYEMPVQYEGVMAEHKAVRENVGLFDVSHMGEVIVEGADALAGLQKIVTNDLSKLGDGDAQYTVMCQEDGGIVDDLIVYRESEDRFFICVNASRREQDFNHMLEGLRGLDCAASDVSEDYAQIALQGPKAATVIAAVSDIDLAEMKPFTWRDTTVAGVENVRVAKTGYTGEDGVEFYLAPADAAKLWEALEVAGKDHGIASCGLGARDTLRLEMKYALYGNDIDHTTNPYEAGLGWVVKLKKGEFCGSAALTAVKADGPVRKLVGFKMKDRGIARPGYEIVSNGEVVGKVTSGSHSPSLGESIGLAYVPRELSSVGSEFEIVIRKKTIAAVVVKTPFYKREEA, from the coding sequence ATGACAGAACTTAAGCGTACCGCACTTTATGATGTTCATGCTGCCCGTGGGGCACGATTTGTTCCCTTTGCAGGGTATGAGATGCCTGTTCAATACGAAGGCGTGATGGCAGAGCATAAAGCTGTGCGAGAAAACGTAGGACTCTTCGATGTTTCCCATATGGGTGAAGTTATCGTTGAAGGGGCTGATGCATTGGCTGGTCTGCAGAAAATCGTCACAAACGACCTCAGCAAGCTCGGTGATGGCGATGCGCAATATACGGTGATGTGCCAAGAAGACGGCGGAATCGTTGATGACCTCATTGTTTACCGTGAATCGGAAGACCGTTTCTTTATTTGTGTGAATGCTTCGCGGCGCGAGCAGGATTTCAATCATATGTTGGAAGGTCTGCGTGGGCTGGATTGTGCGGCCAGTGATGTGTCTGAAGACTATGCTCAGATTGCTTTGCAGGGCCCGAAGGCGGCAACTGTTATCGCCGCGGTCAGTGATATCGATCTGGCTGAAATGAAGCCGTTTACCTGGAGAGATACAACCGTCGCTGGTGTTGAAAACGTCCGAGTGGCGAAAACGGGTTACACGGGTGAAGATGGCGTTGAATTTTATCTAGCACCTGCCGACGCGGCCAAACTCTGGGAAGCTCTAGAAGTAGCTGGCAAAGACCATGGTATTGCGTCTTGTGGGCTTGGTGCTCGGGATACTCTCCGCCTGGAGATGAAATACGCGCTCTATGGAAACGATATTGACCACACAACCAACCCGTATGAAGCAGGGCTTGGCTGGGTTGTAAAGCTGAAGAAGGGCGAGTTCTGCGGTTCTGCGGCTCTTACGGCAGTGAAAGCGGATGGACCTGTGCGAAAATTAGTTGGTTTTAAGATGAAGGACCGCGGCATCGCCCGGCCTGGCTATGAGATTGTTTCGAATGGCGAAGTTGTAGGGAAAGTGACTTCTGGAAGTCATAGCCCTTCACTTGGTGAGTCGATTGGTTTAGCGTACGTGCCACGGGAGCTATCTTCCGTTGGCTCTGAATTTGAAATCGTCATCCGCAAGAAGACCATTGCTGCGGTTGTCGTGAAAACACCATTTTACAAGCGAGAAGAAGCATGA
- the gcvH gene encoding glycine cleavage system protein GcvH: MSVPEGLLYTKEHEWIRQEGDVVVVGITHHAQDQLGDVVYVELPEVGVSIEEGDTFGTVESVKAVSDLYAPVTGEVVAINEVLEDAPESVNTDAYGDGWMIKVKVSGETEGLMSPADYQALLG, encoded by the coding sequence ATGAGTGTACCTGAGGGATTGTTATACACGAAAGAGCACGAATGGATTCGCCAAGAGGGCGATGTCGTTGTGGTTGGAATTACACATCACGCACAAGACCAGCTTGGCGATGTGGTTTATGTGGAGCTACCCGAGGTGGGTGTGAGCATCGAAGAGGGTGATACCTTCGGAACCGTAGAGTCGGTGAAAGCGGTCTCGGACCTATACGCGCCGGTTACTGGCGAAGTGGTTGCCATTAACGAAGTTCTGGAAGATGCGCCTGAGTCCGTGAACACGGATGCTTACGGCGACGGATGGATGATTAAGGTGAAGGTTTCAGGCGAAACCGAAGGCTTGATGTCACCAGCGGATTACCAAGCTCTTCTAGGATAG
- a CDS encoding GAF domain-containing protein, translating into MPIFEIYIPGPEGETGKVAKIKGDNWMGALKSGLSRMGDSTDVKSLMCDVKKNGMIVTDPKSGRVFKIREVGAQDKPQPEGAGRGKAPESRPVEEVLGDLFGKTQNIYDHKELKEAAAFILGLAMESVPAEAGSVLISDINYNDMYFAAATGPKASDVMQFRVPMGQSIAGFSAMEGVALAVSDADQDERFCKDISEKIGYGINSLVCSPCQKDGRTFAVVELVNRAAGSSFTADEVNVLNFLSSEFAQYLIQTGQTGD; encoded by the coding sequence ATGCCTATTTTTGAAATCTATATTCCTGGCCCCGAAGGCGAAACTGGTAAAGTCGCAAAGATTAAAGGCGACAATTGGATGGGAGCTCTGAAGAGCGGCCTTTCGCGCATGGGTGATAGTACTGACGTCAAGAGCCTGATGTGTGATGTGAAGAAGAATGGCATGATCGTCACCGACCCTAAGTCGGGTCGGGTCTTCAAAATTCGTGAAGTAGGTGCTCAGGATAAGCCGCAACCTGAAGGTGCAGGCCGGGGTAAGGCGCCAGAGAGTCGTCCAGTAGAGGAGGTCCTTGGTGATCTCTTCGGTAAAACTCAAAATATTTACGACCATAAAGAACTGAAAGAGGCGGCCGCATTCATTCTGGGATTGGCAATGGAGTCGGTGCCAGCTGAGGCAGGTTCCGTATTAATCTCCGATATCAATTACAACGATATGTATTTTGCAGCTGCAACTGGCCCTAAGGCGAGCGACGTTATGCAGTTTCGAGTTCCCATGGGTCAAAGCATCGCTGGCTTTTCAGCTATGGAAGGCGTTGCGCTCGCGGTATCGGATGCTGACCAGGACGAACGATTTTGCAAGGATATATCTGAAAAGATTGGTTACGGTATTAACTCGTTGGTTTGTTCACCTTGTCAGAAAGACGGTCGAACGTTCGCGGTTGTTGAACTCGTCAACAGAGCTGCTGGCTCTTCATTTACTGCCGATGAGGTGAATGTTTTGAACTTCCTCTCCAGTGAATTTGCGCAGTATCTTATCCAAACTGGACAAACAGGAGACTAA
- a CDS encoding HlyC/CorC family transporter, giving the protein MLAYWLVGTGLFLSALVSAIETALVGIPDSLSDSGDGERSHDSFEYWRSYPAAVRTVLHVFRIVGVFVYACGVVTVVTHTAEDLATLILLFAAAIIVGSSVQIAARLVAKRNVLVWATFGMTVVHLLRVVGFPLVAPVQLFARLGGRLSGQSSKANPYWTLDELAALSERIGASDLGNPSQELLRSIIEFSDTLIREIMVPRTEMVTLPITASATDVRQMVLENGHSRIPVYNETIDQIEGLLHVKRLFAAEIEANRSGTEAVLRLEELLKPTFYVPEVMKISELLREFQRRKTHMAIVVDEYGGTAGVVTLEDIIEEIVGEIQDEYDVEERQFLVVSDTKILADGRVDLDELEEVIGVTFPDDNSYETLAGFVTFQAGYLPEPGTVLRWGGMVFTVKDADEKRISTVEIERHEGFALPAPVAPVDLSLDARAGG; this is encoded by the coding sequence TTGTTAGCATATTGGCTGGTTGGAACTGGCTTATTCCTAAGCGCCTTGGTTTCGGCGATTGAGACAGCCCTCGTCGGTATACCGGATTCCCTAAGCGATTCGGGAGACGGTGAACGTTCTCACGACTCCTTCGAGTACTGGCGTTCTTATCCCGCAGCGGTTCGGACAGTTCTTCACGTTTTTCGGATAGTCGGTGTATTTGTTTATGCCTGTGGCGTGGTCACAGTTGTAACTCATACCGCCGAGGATTTGGCGACTTTAATACTGCTCTTTGCCGCGGCTATTATCGTCGGTTCATCAGTACAGATTGCTGCTCGCTTGGTGGCTAAACGCAATGTCTTGGTTTGGGCTACGTTCGGTATGACCGTCGTTCACCTCTTGAGAGTGGTCGGTTTTCCGTTGGTGGCGCCGGTTCAATTATTCGCGAGATTGGGTGGGCGGCTTAGTGGACAGAGTTCAAAAGCAAACCCTTATTGGACATTGGATGAACTTGCGGCTTTGTCGGAACGAATTGGCGCGAGTGATTTGGGTAATCCATCTCAAGAGTTACTGCGTTCGATTATCGAATTTTCCGATACTCTGATTCGAGAAATCATGGTCCCCCGAACGGAAATGGTGACTCTGCCGATAACTGCGTCTGCAACTGATGTTCGTCAAATGGTTCTAGAGAATGGGCACTCACGGATTCCTGTCTACAACGAAACCATCGATCAGATTGAAGGTCTGCTTCATGTTAAGCGGCTTTTTGCGGCCGAAATAGAAGCGAACCGCAGCGGTACAGAAGCGGTCCTTCGTTTGGAAGAGCTACTCAAGCCTACTTTTTATGTACCTGAGGTTATGAAAATCTCGGAGCTCCTACGTGAATTTCAACGACGTAAAACACATATGGCCATTGTGGTTGATGAGTATGGCGGAACTGCAGGTGTGGTGACGCTTGAAGATATCATCGAAGAAATTGTCGGTGAAATTCAGGACGAATACGATGTTGAGGAACGCCAATTTTTGGTCGTGTCCGATACTAAAATCTTAGCCGATGGTCGTGTTGATCTTGATGAGCTTGAAGAAGTTATCGGTGTTACTTTTCCAGACGATAACTCATACGAGACGTTGGCTGGCTTTGTAACGTTTCAAGCCGGTTACCTACCAGAGCCTGGTACTGTGTTAAGATGGGGTGGGATGGTATTTACCGTTAAAGATGCTGATGAAAAGCGGATTTCAACGGTTGAGATAGAGCGCCACGAAGGCTTTGCTTTACCAGCACCGGTGGCGCCAGTTGACCTATCTTTAGATGCAAGGGCGGGGGGCTAA
- a CDS encoding thioredoxin domain-containing protein, with translation MLGTLSIILILVGAPDIPDPESLTPAQRSVYQSVIGEEFCSCKSSLTIGGCLELKKDCATARHLGDIAYNAAQVGSSSDDILGFLSERVMGSFCGRKTKLKIKGAPSKGKVGAPIQLVEFADFRCGHCRAAVGKVKQALAHHGKSVEVTFVPFPLGSHPESLAAAEAAMAAHAQGKFWEMHDLLFQEQADGFTKPKLIAHAKSINLNMKKFIKAIDTQKYRKRIQSMRDAGLKAGVKGTPAFFVNGRRFDPAPALYTINRRIDMELDRNQGKCQ, from the coding sequence ATGTTGGGAACATTAAGCATAATTTTAATACTGGTGGGTGCACCAGATATTCCAGACCCTGAGTCACTTACTCCAGCGCAACGATCCGTTTATCAAAGCGTGATTGGTGAAGAGTTTTGTAGCTGTAAGAGTTCACTCACTATTGGTGGATGTCTTGAGCTCAAAAAAGACTGTGCGACGGCGCGTCACCTCGGCGACATTGCGTACAACGCCGCTCAAGTTGGCAGTAGCTCGGATGATATTCTTGGCTTTCTTTCTGAGAGAGTCATGGGTTCATTCTGCGGTCGTAAAACCAAACTCAAGATCAAGGGCGCTCCTTCCAAAGGAAAAGTAGGAGCACCTATTCAATTGGTAGAGTTCGCTGATTTTCGATGCGGTCACTGCCGAGCAGCCGTTGGTAAAGTCAAACAAGCACTCGCTCACCACGGCAAGTCCGTAGAAGTCACCTTTGTCCCTTTCCCGCTTGGCTCCCATCCTGAGTCTTTAGCTGCCGCAGAGGCAGCCATGGCCGCCCATGCGCAGGGTAAATTCTGGGAAATGCACGACCTACTCTTTCAAGAGCAGGCTGACGGCTTCACGAAGCCAAAACTTATCGCGCACGCTAAATCAATCAATCTTAATATGAAGAAATTTATCAAGGCCATCGATACGCAGAAGTACCGTAAACGTATCCAGTCCATGAGGGACGCTGGTCTTAAGGCAGGCGTCAAAGGAACACCCGCCTTTTTCGTTAATGGCCGTCGCTTTGACCCGGCCCCTGCCCTTTACACAATCAACCGACGTATCGATATGGAACTCGACCGAAACCAAGGAAAATGCCAATGA
- a CDS encoding LD-carboxypeptidase → MKRPDNLKDGSKIRIVAPCGRFDKSRFQQGIALLNKAGFTTVFDESIFESHRYLAGTDARRLNELRSALNDSEADAIWVARGGYGATRLVDQINPADVSQAGKWLIGFSDVTALHALWGRAGVQSVHGANITTLADWGGEARSELYQSLREPFQQEFAGKLALGESDASGRLVGGNLAVLTALLGTGQLPSFENTVVLLEDIGERPYKLDRMLTQHRQAKTFEGAVGFAIGQLSACEPGEAEDYRAADVIAENLTHLGVPVLTGLPLGHDGSSRAVVLGAKVHIEAATATLRVDPDSQAVV, encoded by the coding sequence ATGAAAAGACCAGACAATCTAAAAGACGGCTCTAAGATAAGAATCGTGGCCCCCTGCGGTCGCTTCGACAAGTCGCGATTTCAGCAAGGTATCGCTTTGCTGAACAAGGCCGGATTTACAACGGTTTTTGACGAATCCATTTTCGAGAGCCATCGTTACCTCGCCGGAACAGACGCCCGGCGTCTCAATGAGTTACGCAGCGCGTTGAATGATTCTGAAGCTGACGCGATCTGGGTTGCTCGCGGCGGTTATGGTGCCACAAGGCTTGTTGACCAGATCAATCCAGCTGATGTCAGCCAGGCAGGTAAATGGTTGATTGGCTTTTCCGACGTAACGGCCCTGCACGCGCTTTGGGGACGAGCCGGCGTACAATCAGTTCACGGGGCAAACATAACGACCCTCGCTGATTGGGGCGGAGAGGCACGCAGTGAACTTTACCAGAGCTTACGTGAACCGTTTCAACAAGAGTTCGCAGGTAAGCTTGCTCTGGGTGAGTCCGACGCTTCAGGGCGCCTTGTTGGGGGTAATCTGGCAGTTTTGACGGCCTTGCTCGGTACAGGGCAGTTACCGAGCTTTGAGAATACGGTTGTATTGCTCGAGGATATCGGAGAGCGACCTTATAAATTGGACAGAATGTTAACGCAGCACCGACAGGCCAAAACATTTGAAGGAGCAGTCGGTTTTGCGATTGGTCAGCTTTCTGCATGCGAGCCGGGAGAAGCTGAAGACTATCGGGCCGCTGATGTGATTGCAGAGAATCTCACGCATCTTGGTGTCCCGGTTCTAACGGGACTGCCTTTGGGCCATGACGGAAGCTCACGCGCGGTTGTGCTTGGGGCTAAAGTTCACATCGAGGCCGCGACCGCAACCCTTAGAGTTGATCCCGACAGTCAGGCCGTTGTGTGA